One genomic window of Saccharomyces cerevisiae S288C chromosome XII, complete sequence includes the following:
- the FPR4 gene encoding peptidylprolyl isomerase FPR4 (Nuclear peptidyl-prolyl cis-trans isomerase (PPIase); impacts expression of multiple genes via its role in nucleosome assembly; catalyzes isomerization of proline residues in histones H3 and H4, which affects lysine methylation of those histones; role in rDNA maintenance; PPIase domain acts as a transcriptional repressor when tethered to DNA by lexA, and repressor activity is dependent on PPIase activity; contains a nucleoplasmin-like fold and can form pentamers), whose protein sequence is MSDMLPLATYSLNVEPYSPTPALNFKIPVTIRITMAAIDPEPFDDDKKPSTLRIIKRNPELTRGEYYNQDNNDGLEEDESESEQEADVPKRSVKSKKGKAVEQSESEDSEDENEIDDEFEECVLLTLSPKGQYQQALDITIAPEEDVQFVVTGSYTISLTGNYVKHPFDNSSDSDEDEEDYYSDEESSNGEEEEEEEEEDDEELSSGDDDLDDLVDASDIESRLDELVKKDEKKKNNKKDSKRKHEEDEEESAKPAEKKQTTKKDKKAEKVKDSEESKPKPKTKLLEGGIIIEDRVTGKGPHAKKGTRVGMRYVGKLKNGKVFDKNTKGKPFVFKLGQGEVIKGWDIGVAGMAVGGERRIVIPAPYAYGKQALPGIPANSELTFDVKLVSMK, encoded by the coding sequence ATGTCTGATATGCTTCCATTGGCTACGTATAGCCTGAATGTTGAACCATACTCCCCAACCCCAGCTCTGAACTTCAAAATTCCGGTTACCATTAGAATCACAATGGCGGCCATCGACCCTGAGCCCTTTGACGATGACAAAAAGCCATCTACTTTAAGAATAATCAAAAGGAATCCTGAACTCACTCGCGGTGAGTACTACAACCAAGATAACAATGACGGCCTCGAAGAGGATGAAAGTGAAAGTGAACAAGAAGCAGATGTACCAAAAAGGAGTgtcaaatcaaaaaaaggtaaGGCAGTCGAGCAAAGTGAATCAGAAGActctgaagatgaaaacgaAATCGACGATGAATTCGAAGAATGCGTTCTTTTAACCTTATCTCCAAAAGGCCAATATCAACAAGCTTTGGATATTACCATTGCACCAGAGGAAGACGTTCAATTCGTCGTTACCGGTTCATACACTATCTCTCTAACCGGTAACTACGTCAAACATCCATTCGACAATTCTTCAGATTCagacgaagatgaagaagactATTACAGTGACGAAGAATCTTCCAatggagaagaagaagaagaagaagaagaagaggacgATGAGGAACTAAGTTCCGGTGATGACGATCTTGATGATTTAGTAGATGCTAGTGACATCGAAAGTCGTCTTGATGAATTAGTCAAAAAGGacgaaaagaagaaaaacaacaagaagGACAGTAAAAGGAAACATGAggaagatgaggaagaaagtgCTAAACCTGCCgagaaaaaacaaacgACCAAGAAAGACAAGAAAGCAGAGAAAGTTAAAGACTCGGAAGAGAGCAAACCAAAGCCAAAGACGAAGCTACTGGAAGGCGGTATTATCATTGAAGACCGCGTCACAGGAAAAGGCCCACATGCCAAAAAGGGTACCAGAGTTGGAATGAGATATGTTGGTAAGTTGAAGAACGGGAAAGTTTTTGACAAGAATACAAAGGGTAAgccttttgtttttaagTTGGGCCAAGGCGAAGTAATTAAAGGATGGGACATCGGTGTTGCTGGTATGGCGGTCGGTGGTGAGCGTAGAATTGTCATTCCTGCTCCATATGCCTACGGTAAACAAGCTTTGCCCGGTATTCCTGCTAACTCTGAATTGACATTTGATGTTAAATTGGTCTCCATGAAATAG
- the RPL6B gene encoding 60S ribosomal protein eL6 RPL6B (Ribosomal 60S subunit protein L6B; binds 5.8S rRNA; homologous to mammalian ribosomal protein L6, no bacterial homolog; RPL6B has a paralog, RPL6A, that arose from the whole genome duplication), which yields MTAQQAPKWYPSEDVAAPKKTRKAVRPQKLRASLVPGTVLILLAGRFRGKRVVYLKHLEDNTLLVTGPFKVNGVPLRRVNARYVIATSTKVSVEGVNVEKFNVEYFAKEKLTKKEKKEANLFPEQQTKEIKTERVEDQKVVDKALLAEIKKTPLLKQYLSASFSLKNGDKPHLLKF from the exons ATGACTGCCCAACAA GCCCCAAAGTGGTATCCTTCCGAAGACGTTGCTGCCCCAAAGAAAACCAGAAAGGCTGTTCGCCCACAAAAGTTGCGTGCCTCTCTAGTTCCAGGCACTGTTTTGATCTTGCTAGCTGGCCGTTTCAGAGGTAAGAGAGTTGTCTACTTGAAACATCTAGAAGACAACACTCTATTGGTCACTGGTCCATTCAAGGTCAATGGTGTTCCATTGAGAAGAGTCAACGCTCGTTATGTCATTGCTACCTCTACCAAAGTCTCCGTGGAAGGTGTCaacgttgaaaaattcaacgTTGAATACTTTGCCAAGGAAAAATTGAccaagaaggaaaagaaggaagcTAACTTGTTCCCAGAACAACAAACTAAGGAAATCAAGACTGAACGTGTTGAAGATCAAAAGGTTGTTGACAAGGCTTTGTTGGCTGAAATCAAGAAGACCCCATTGTTGAAGCAATATTTGTCCgcttctttctctttgaaGAACGGTGACAAGCCACACCTATTGAAATTCTAA
- the VMA6 gene encoding H(+)-transporting V0 sector ATPase subunit d (Subunit d of the V0 integral membrane domain of V-ATPase; part of the electrogenic proton pump found in the endomembrane system; required for V1 domain assembly on the vacuolar membrane; the V0 integral membrane domain of vacuolar H+-ATPase (V-ATPase) has five subunits), with translation MEGVYFNIDNGFIEGVVRGYRNGLLSNNQYINLTQCDTLEDLKLQLSSTDYGNFLSSVSSESLTTSLIQEYASSKLYHEFNYIRDQSSGSTRKFMDYITYGYMIDNVALMITGTIHDRDKGEILQRCHPLGWFDTLPTLSVATDLESLYETVLVDTPLAPYFKNCFDTAEELDDMNIEIIRNKLYKAYLEDFYNFVTEEIPEPAKECMQTLLGFEADRRSINIALNSLQSSDIDPDLKSDLLPNIGKLYPLATFHLAQAQDFEGVRAALANVYEYRGFLETGNLEDHFYQLEMELCRDAFTQQFAISTVWAWMKSKEQEVRNITWIAECIAQNQRERINNYISVY, from the coding sequence ATGGAAGGCGTGTATTTCAATATTGACAATGGGTTTATTGAAGGTGTAGTGAGAGGCTACAGAAATGGGTTGTTATCTAATAACCAATACATCAACTTAACACAATGTGACACGTTGGAAGATCTAAAATTACAATTATCATCAACTGATTATggtaattttctttcctctGTTTCCTCAGAGTCTTTGACCACGTCATTGATTCAAGAATATGCTTCTAGCAAGTTGTACCACGAATTCAACTACATAAGAGACCAATCCAGTGGATCCACGAGAAAGTTCATGGACTATATCACTTATGGTTACATGATCGACAATGTAGCATTGATGATTACAGGTACTATTCATGATCGTGATAAGGGTGAAATTTTACAACGTTGTCATCCGCTAGGTTGGTTTGATACTTTGCCTACGTTGAGTGTTGCTACTGATCTTGAATCCCTATACGAAACCGTATTGGTGGATACCCCACTGGCACCTTACTTCAAAAACTGTTTTGACACGGCAGAGGAGCTAGACGATATGAACATTGAAATTATTAGAAATAAGCTGTACAAGGCTTATTTAGAAGACTTTTACAATTTTGTCACTGAAGAAATTCCGGAACCTGCTAAAGAATGTATGCAAACATTACTAGGGTTTGAAGCTGACAGAAGAAGTATCAATATTGCACTCAACTCTTTGCAAAGTTCAGATATTGACCcagatttgaaaagtgaCTTGTTACCTAACATAGGTAAGTTGTACCCTCTTGCAACGTTTCACTTGGCGCAAGCCCAAGATTTCGAAGGAGTTAGAGCTGCTTTAGCTAACGTCTATGAGTATAGGGGATTTTTGGAGACTGGTAACTTAGAAGATCACTTTTACCAATTGGAAATGGAACTATGTAGAGATGCTTTCACGCAACAATTTGCCATCAGCACTGTTTGGGCCTGGATGAAATCCAAGGAACAAGAAGTTAGGAATATTACCTGGATTGCAGAATGTATCGCACAAAAccaaagagaaagaatCAACAATTATATTTCcgtttattga
- the NGK1 gene encoding hexokinase (N-acetylglucosamine (GlcNAc) kinase; requires a divalent cation and a broad range of NTPs as phosphoryl donor to generate GlcNAc-6-phosphate, a substrate for glycan biosynthesis; promotes UDP-GlcNAc biosynthesis a precursor for chitin production; phylogenically distinct from known GlcNAc kinases and hexokinases; transcript is upregulated during sporulation and the unfolded protein response; contains a hexokinase-like ATPase domain; non-essential gene), translated as MTIESTLARELESLILPADSIVNVVDQFQEELLSRLQTNTISMLPQCLVPDKRSRWNPEDKILTIDFGGTRLKFAIISLPQIVIEYNDAFELTYNIVDSNFFNQIIYTICTRLAANGYIKKKNESSEASKFFVSVTFSFPLNPEGEVVAMGKGFVMTDTLQGSTVKQLIQSSFHRIISENIEEFFCTMNVCHVINDAIAVSLTSKFICENDSISLIIGTGTNACFEVPYGYLPPFKRDALRETLPSSYNKETLNFKHVLINSEIGFIGKNVIALQPFDIHGAISYEMPLECVTSGKWLPLSLKNILLQYNIIPKNFPVEFNGELVCQLAEDCTNAWFENEHYALICQIARLLIKRAAFYVAAIVQAIDIITGCKNYNFIHIGYVGSFLHNSNFYREQIKYYSSIHIKLQFLNHSNLLGAAIATYLNKSDNQVQ; from the coding sequence ATGACAATTGAAAGCACTCTAGCTCGGGAATTAGAAAGCTTGATTTTACCCGCTGATTCCATAGTGAATGTAGTTGACCAATTCCAAGAGGAGTTGTTATCACGGCTTCAGACAAATACGATTTCTATGCTCCCGCAGTGTTTAGTCCCAGATAAACGATCGCGATGGAACCCTGAAGACAAAATTCTGACCATTGATTTCGGCGGGACAAGACTGAAATTTGCAATTATCTCTCTGCCCCAAATCGTTATCGAATACAATGATGCCTTCGAACTTACCTACAACATCGTTGATTCGAATTTCTTTAATCAAATCATCTATACAATATGTACCAGGCTGGCTGCAAATGgttatataaaaaaaaagaacgaGTCATCTGAGGCGtctaaattttttgtttccgTGACATTCAGTTTTCCTCTAAATCCAGAAGGGGAGGTAGTTGCAATGGGAAAAGGATTTGTGATGACTGACACCCTTCAAGGATCCACGGTGAAACAGCTCATCCAATCTTCCTTTCACCGGATTATATCAGAAAATATCgaagaatttttctgtACCATGAACGTGTGTCATGTAATAAACGATGCAATTGCAGTTTCACTAACAAGCAAATTTATATGCGAAAACGATTCCATCTCATTAATAATAGGAACTGGTACAAATGCATGTTTTGAGGTTCCATACGGATATTTACCACCTTTCAAGAGAGATGCCCTGAGAGAAACATTACCGTCAAGCTATAATAAGGAGACATTAAATTTCAAACATGTTCTCATTAATTCTGAAATTGGCTTTATTGGTAAAAATGTCATTGCATTGCAACCGTTTGACATTCATGGAGCAATCTCATACGAAATGCCACTAGAGTGCGTTACTTCTGGTAAATGGCTTCCCCtatcattaaaaaatattctattgCAATATAACATAATCCCCAAAAACTTCCCAGTAGAGTTCAATGGGGAACTGGTATGCCAGCTGGCAGAAGACTGTACTAATGCTTGGTTCGAAAACGAACATTATGCACTAATTTGTCAGATCGCACGACTATTAATCAAGAGAGCCGCATTTTATGTTGCTGCAATTGTACAAGCTATTGATATCATCACAGGCTGCAAAAACTATAACTTTATTCATATTGGCTACGTTGGATCCTTTCTCCacaattcaaatttttatcgAGAGCAGATAAAATATTACTCCAGCATACATATTAAGTTGCAATTCTTAAATCACAGTAATCTTCTAGGCGCTGCAATAGCCACCTACTTGAACAAATCAGACAACCAAGTTCAATAA
- the HMG2 gene encoding hydroxymethylglutaryl-CoA reductase (NADPH) HMG2 (HMG-CoA reductase; converts HMG-CoA to mevalonate, a rate-limiting step in sterol biosynthesis; one of two isozymes; overproduction induces assembly of peripheral ER membrane arrays and short nuclear-associated membrane stacks; forms foci at nuclear periphery upon DNA replication stress; primarily expressed on the peri-membrane side of the ER; human homolog HMGCR can complement yeast hmg2 mutant), producing MSLPLKTIVHLVKPFACTARFSARYPIHVIVVAVLLSAAAYLSVTQSYLNEWKLDSNQYSTYLSIKPDELFEKCTHYYRSPVSDTWKLLSSKEAADIYTPFHYYLSTISFQSKDNSTTLPSLDDVIYSVDHTRYLLSEEPKIPTELVSENGTKWRLRNNSNFILDLHNIYRNMVKQFSNKTSEFDQFDLFIILAAYLTLFYTLCCLFNDMRKIGSKFWLSFSALSNSACALYLSLYTTHSLLKKPASLLSLVIGLPFIVVIIGFKHKVRLAAFSLQKFHRISIDKKITVSNIIYEAMFQEGAYLIRDYLFYISSFIGCAIYARHLPGLVNFCILSTFMLVFDLLLSATFYSAILSMKLEINIIHRSTVIRQTLEEDGVVPTTADIIYKDETASEPHFLRSNVAIILGKASVIGLLLLINLYVFTDKLNATILNTVYFDSTIYSLPNFINYKDIGNLSNQVIISVLPKQYYTPLKKYHQIEDSVLLIIDSVSNAIRDQFISKLLFFAFAVSISINVYLLNAAKIHTGYMNFQPQSNKIDDLVVQQKSATIEFSETRSMPASSGLETPVTAKDIIISEEIQNNECVYALSSQDEPIRPLSNLVELMEKEQLKNMNNTEVSNLVVNGKLPLYSLEKKLEDTTRAVLVRRKALSTLAESPILVSEKLPFRNYDYDRVFGACCENVIGYMPIPVGVIGPLIIDGTSYHIPMATTEGCLVASAMRGCKAINAGGGATTVLTKDGMTRGPVVRFPTLIRSGACKIWLDSEEGQNSIKKAFNSTSRFARLQHIQTCLAGDLLFMRFRTTTGDAMGMNMISKGVEYSLKQMVEEYGWEDMEVVSVSGNYCTDKKPAAINWIEGRGKSVVAEATIPGDVVKSVLKSDVSALVELNISKNLVGSAMAGSVGGFNAHAANLVTALFLALGQDPAQNVESSNCITLMKEVDGDLRISVSMPSIEVGTIGGGTVLEPQGAMLDLLGVRGPHPTEPGANARQLARIIACAVLAGELSLCSALAAGHLVQSHMTHNRKTNKANELPQPSNKGPPCKTSALL from the coding sequence ATGTCACTTCCCTTAAAAACGATAGTACATTTGGTAAAGCCCTTTGCTTGCACTGCTAGGTTTAGTGCGAGATACCCAATCCACGtcattgttgttgctgttttATTGAGTGCCGCTGCTTATCTATCCGTGACACAATCTTACCTTAACGAATGGAAGCTGGACTCTAATCAGTATTCTACATACTTAAGCATAAAGCCGGATGAgttgtttgaaaaatgcaCACACTACTATAGGTCTCCTGTGTCTGATACATGGAAGTTACTCAGCTCTAAAGAAGCCGCCGATATTTATACCccttttcattattatttgtcTACCATAAGTTTTCAAAGTAAGGACAATTCAACGACTTTGCCTTCCCTTGATGACGTTATTTACAGTGTTGACCATACCAGGTACTTATTAAGTGAAGAGCCAAAGATACCAACTGAACTAGTGTCTGAAAACGGAACGAAATGGAGATTGAGAAACAACAgcaattttattttggaCCTGCATAATATTTACCGAAATATGGTGAAGCAATTTTCTAACAAAACGAGCGAATTTGATCAGTTCGATTTGTTTATCATCCTAGCTGCTTACCTTACTCTTTTTTATACTCTCTGTTGCCTGTTTAATGACATGAGGAAAATCGGATCAAAGTTTTGGTTAAGCTTTTCTGCTCTTTCAAACTCTGCATGCGCATTATATTTATCGCTGTACACAACTCACagtttattgaagaaaccGGCTTCCTTATTAAGTTTGGTCATTGGACTACCATTTATCGTAGTAATTATTGGCTTTAAGCATAAAGTTCGACTTGCGGCATTCTCGCTACAAAAATTCCACAGAATTAGTAttgacaagaaaataaCGGTAAGCAACATTATTTATGAGGCTATGTTTCAAGAAGGTGCCTACTTAATCCGCGACTACTTATTTTATATTAGCTCCTTCATTGGATGTGCTATTTATGCTAGACATCTTCCCGGATTGGTCAATTTCTGTATTTTGTCTACATTTATGCTAGTTTTCGACTTGCTTTTGTCTGCTACTTTTTATTCTGCCATTTTATCAATGAAGCTGGAAATTAACATCATTCACAGATCAACCGTCATCAGACAGACTTTGGAAGAGGACGGAGTTGTCCCAACTACAGCAGATATTATATATAAGGATGAAACTGCCTCAGAACCACATTTTTTGAGATCTAACGTGGCTATCATTCTGGGAAAAGCATCAGTTATTGGTCTTTTGCTTCTGATCAACCTTTATGTTTTCACAGATAAGTTAAATGCTACAATACTAAACACGGTATATTTTGACTCTACAATTTACTCGTTACcaaattttatcaattatAAAGATATTGGCAATCTCAGCAATCAAGTGATCATTTCCGTGTTGCCAAAGCAATATTATACTCCGCTGAAAAAATACCATCAGATCGAAGATTCTGTTCTACTTATCATTGATTCCGTTAGCAATGCTATTCGGGACCAATTTATCAGCAagttacttttttttgcatttgcaGTTAGTATTTCCATCAATGTCTACTTACTGAATGCTGCAAAAATTCACACAGGATACATGAACTTCCAACCACAATCAAATAAGATCGATGATCTTGTTGTTCAGCAAAAATCGGCAACGATTGAGTTTTCAGAAACTCGAAGTATGCCTGCTTCTTCTGGCCTAGAAACTCCAGTGACCGCGAAAGATATAATTATCTCTGAAGAAATCCAGAATAACGAATGCGTCTATGCTTTGAGTTCCCAGGACGAGCCTATCCGTCCTTTATCGAATTTAGTGGAACTTATGGAGAAAGAACAATTAAAGAACATGAATAATACTGAGGTTTCGAATCTTGTCGTCAACGGTAAACTGCCATTATATTCCttagagaaaaaattagaggACACAACTCGTGCGGTTTTAGTTAGGAGAAAGGCACTTTCAACTTTGGCTGAATCGCCAATTTTAGTTTCCGAAAAATTGCCCTTCAGAAATTATGATTATGATCGCGTTTTTGGAGCTTGCTGTGAAAATGTCATCGGCTATATGCCAATACCAGTTGGTGTAATTGGTCCATTAATTATTGATGGAACATCTTATCACATACCAATGGCAACCACGGAAGGTTGTTTAGTGGCTTCAGCTATGCGTGGTTGCAAAGCCATCAATGCTGGTGGTGGTGCAACAACTGTTTTAACCAAAGATGGTATGACTAGAGGCCCAGTCGTTCGTTTCCCTACTTTAATAAGATCTGGTGCCTGCAAGATATGGTTAGACTCGGAAGAGGGACAAAATTCAATTAAAAAAGCTTTTAATTCTACATCAAGGTTTGCACGTTTGCAACATATTCAAACCTGTCTAGCAGGCGATTTGCTTTTTATGAGATTTCGGACAACTACCGGTGACGCAATGGGTATGAACATGATATCGAAAGGTGTCGAATACTCTTTGAAACAAATGGTAGAAGAATATGGTTGGGAAGATATGGAAGTTGTCTCCGTATCTGGTAACTATTGTACTGATAAGAAACCTGCCGCAATCAATTGGATTGAAGGTCGTGGTAAAAGTGTCGTAGCTGAAGCTACTATTCCTGGTGATGTCGTAAAAAGTGTTTTAAAGAGCGATGTTTCCGCTTTAGTTGAATTAAATATATCCAAGAACTTGGTTGGATCCGCAATGGCTGGATCTGTTGGTGGTTTCAACGCGCACGCAGCTAATTTGGTCACTGCACTTTTCTTGGCATTAGGCCAAGATCCTGCGCAGAACGTCGAAAGTTCCAACTGTATAACTTTGATGAAGGAAGTTGATGGTGATTTAAGGATCTCTGTTTCCATGCCATCTATTGAAGTTGGTACGATTGGCGGGGGTACTGTTCTGGAGCCTCAGGGCGCCATGCTTGATCTTCTCGGCGTTCGTGGTCCTCACCCCACTGAACCTGGAGCAAATGCTAGGCAATTAGCTAGAATAATCGCGTGTGCTGTCTTGGCTGGTGAACTGTCTCTGTGCTCCGCACTTGCTGCCGGTCACCTGGTACAAAGCCATATGACTCACAACCGTAAAACAAACAAAGCCAATGAACTGCCACAACCAAGTAACAAAGGGCCCCCCTGTAAAACCTCAGCATTATTATAA